The Miscanthus floridulus cultivar M001 chromosome 7, ASM1932011v1, whole genome shotgun sequence genome includes a region encoding these proteins:
- the LOC136464458 gene encoding putative laccase-9, with amino-acid sequence MPLRQRPTMGGADKMPAGRLSWLLLGVVLAFGVAASPAQASRNTHYDFVIKETNVTRLCQEKTILAVNGQFPGPTIYARKDDVVIVNVYNQGNKNITLHWHGVDQPRNPWSDGPEYITQCPIQPGANFTYKIIFTEEEGTLWWHAHSDFDRATVHGAIVIHPKRGSVYPYTKPHKEMPIILGEWWNADVEQVLLESQRTGGDVQISDANTINGQPGDFAPCSKNDTFRMLVEHGKTYLLRVINAGLTNEMFFAIAGHRLTVVGTDGRYLKPFTVDYIMISPGQTMNMLLEANHATNVSSDNSRYYMAASPFFTNIGLPVNAKNTTAILEYTDAPPSAGPPDYPVLPVINDTAAAAAYTSQLRSLVTKEHPIDVPMEVDEHMLVTISVNTLPCGANETCMGPGPGNNTRLAASLNNVSFVTPTVDILDAYYYSISGVYEPDFPNKPPFFFNFTAPDPTVEFQLTKRGTKVKVVEYGTVVEVVFQDTAILGAESHPMHLHGFSFYVVGRGFGNFDKDKDPATYNLIDPPYQNTVSVPTGGWAAMRFRAANPGVWFMHCHFDRHTVWGMDTVFIVKNGKTPGTQMMPRPPNMPKC; translated from the exons ATGCCCCTTCGGCAACGTCCGACGATGGGCGGTGCAGATAAGATGCCGGCAGGCCGGCTCAGCTGGTTACTGCTAGGCGTGGTGTTAGCCTTTGGAGTTGCAGCTAGCCCGGCCCAGGCCTCCAGGAATACTCACTACGACTTCGTT ATCAAGGAGACCAACGTCACCCGGCTCTGCCAGGAGAAGACCATCCTGGCCGTGAACGGGCAGTTCCCCGGGCCGACCATCTACGCGCGCAAGGACGACGTGGTCATCGTCAACGTGTACAACCAGGGCAACAAGAACATCACCCTCCACTGGCACGGCGTGGACCAGCCGCGGAACCCGTGGTCCGACGGGCCGGAGTACATCACGCAGTGCCCCATCCAGCCCGGCGCCAACTTCACATACAAGATCATCTTCACCGAGGAGGAGGGCACGCTGTGGTGGCACGCGCACAGCGACTTCGACCGCGCCACCGTGCACGGCGCCATCGTCATCCACCCCAAGCGCGGCTCCGTCTACCCCTACACAAAGCCGCACAAGGAGATGCCCATCATCCTCGGCGAGTGGTGGAATGCAGACGTGGAGCAAGTTCTCCTGGAGTCCCAGCGGACCGGCGGCGACGTCCAGATTTCGGACGCCAACACCATCAACGGCCAGCCCGGCGACTTCGCCCCGTGCTCCAAGAACGACACCTTCAGGATGTTGGTGGAGCACGGCAAGACATACCTACTCCGGGTCATCAACGCGGGGCTCACCAACGAGATGTTCTTCGCCATCGCCGGGCACCGCCTCACGGTGGTCGGCACCGACGGCCGCTACCTCAAGCCGTTCACCGTCGACTACATCATGATCTCCCCCGGACAGACCATGAACATGCTCCTCGAGGCCAACCACGCCACCAATGTCTCAAGCGACAACAGCCGCTACTACATGGCCGCGAGCCCGTTCTTCACCAACATCGGACTCCCGGTCAACGCTAAAAACACCACCGCCATTCTGGAATACACGGACGCGCCGCCCTCCGCGGGGCCACCAGACTACCCCGTCCTGCCGGTCATCAACGACACCGCCGCGGCAGCGGCGTACACATCGCAGCTCCGCTCCTTGGTCACCAAGGAGCACCCGATCGACGTGCCAATGGAGGTCGACGAGCACATGCTCGTGACGATCTCCGTCAACACGCTCCCCTGTGGGGCCAACGAGACATGCATGGGCCCCGGCCCCGGAAACAACACCCGCCTTGCGGCGAGCCTGAACAACGTCAGCTTCGTGACGCCGACCGTCGACATCCTCGACGCCTACTATTACTCCATCAGCGGCGTGTACGAGCCGGACTTCCCCAATaagccgcccttcttcttcaacttcaCCGCCCCCGACCCGACGGTGGAGTTCCAGCTCACGAAGCGGGGCACCAAGGTGAAGGTGGTGGAGTACGGCACCGTGGTGGAGGTGGTGTTCCAGGACACGGCCATCCTCGGTGCCGAGAGCCACCCCATGCACTTGCACGGTTTCAGCTTCTACGTGGTGGGCAGAGGCTTCGGTAATTTCGACAAGGATAAGGACCCGGCTACGTACAACCTGATCGACCCGCCGTACCAGAACACCGTCTCCGTGCCTACGGGCGGCTGGGCTGCAATGCGCTTCCGCGCGGCAAATCCTG GTGTGTGGTTTATGCATTGCCACTTCGATCGTCACACGGTGTGGGGCATGGACACCGTGTTCATTGTGAAAAATGGCAAGACCCCAGGCACTCAAATGATGCCACGTCCTCCTAACATGCCTAAGTGCTAA